In Leptolyngbya sp. CCY15150, the sequence ATTGGCGGCGACGGGAATGACACTCTCAATGGCGGCACCGGGGACGATCGTCTCTTGGGGGGAACCGGAAATGACATCCTCATTGGTGGCGATGGAAGCGATCGCCTCTTAGGACAAGTCGGCAACGATCGCCTCTTGGGGGGAGATGGTGACGATATCTTAGTCGGCGGCCCAGGAAGCGATCGCCTTGATGGTGGAGCCGGTAACGACTCACTTCAAGGAGGCAGTGACCGCGATACCTTAATCGGCGGCACAGGCAACGATCGCATCGATGGCGGCACCGGTAACGACCTCATTACCACCGGGCAAGGGCTTGACCTAATTGTCATTCGCCAAAACGATGGCTTCGATCGCGTTACCGATTTCCAAAACGGACGCGATCGCATCGACATCGTCGGCCTTCGGTTCGGACAACTCTCTATCGTCCAACAGCGTGATGATGTGCTGATCAAGGTGGGTGCTACCAACCTATTGCGATTGGACAACACCAACGCTGCCGCCATAACTCGGGCGGATTTTGTGTAAGTTATCTCCTTTTTGAGCGATCGCCCTTACTTCAGGGCGATCGTAGATGGCCTTTACTTGCCCAAGATCTTGGGTAGACCGATTGAAGAGGTTATACCCAATCCAAGGTTGT encodes:
- a CDS encoding calcium-binding protein; this translates as IGGDGNDTLNGGTGDDRLLGGTGNDILIGGDGSDRLLGQVGNDRLLGGDGDDILVGGPGSDRLDGGAGNDSLQGGSDRDTLIGGTGNDRIDGGTGNDLITTGQGLDLIVIRQNDGFDRVTDFQNGRDRIDIVGLRFGQLSIVQQRDDVLIKVGATNLLRLDNTNAAAITRADFV